From the Clostridiales bacterium FE2011 genome, one window contains:
- a CDS encoding TRAP transporter permease, translating into MRKYDRESNVRVWEGKPRIFVGIILAAFSLYCMYVTLFANMLDQVRLSSFLGLVVVMGYLTYPAKKGHVKVNHMPWYDIVLIVLGAAAFFYYTFKAPDLMTTRIKTKLNDPVYIIAGIVGILVLCELCRRAVGLPILCVAGIFLGYTIYFYVKDGKLLANVVHELFYNENGLLSTPVNVCSKYIVVFIIFGAFLEKTGISEFFIALANGLTGRFAGGPAKVAVISSALCGMVSGSSVGNTVTTGSITIPMMKKTGYDKNFSGAVEAAASTGGQIMPPIMGAAAFLMADYLGVPYSDIIVRAILPACLYFLGVFLSVHLEAKRLGLKGLSKEQLPRIKELMKESYLLLPLAILIYLVCSNSKTMQFSAAVSILATIAVGIISNIHRNIRHGKPLETGEGTHNQRFKPVHVFEALENGGRSCISVAVACGVAGLICGCLTVTGLASTVINAIVTISQGKLFLGLVLTMICCIILGMGLPTTATYCIMASTCAPILFKMNVPLIAAHFFVFYYGIVADITPPVALAAYAGSAISGGSPMKTGVNATRLAIAGFIIPFIFAMSPDMLLINTTWYEVALITITSIAGMYGVTYGLSGFSSYERHGTAKAIGIVLRIIAIAGGLLLIYPGYVTDIIGVLLVGGVLAWQKIGVPKLFVTESGNQE; encoded by the coding sequence ATGCGGAAGTATGACCGCGAAAGCAATGTCCGGGTCTGGGAAGGCAAGCCCAGGATTTTTGTTGGAATCATTCTGGCGGCATTTTCCCTGTACTGTATGTATGTCACGCTGTTTGCCAATATGCTGGACCAGGTCCGGCTGAGTTCATTCCTCGGACTGGTCGTAGTCATGGGTTACCTGACCTATCCGGCTAAAAAAGGACATGTGAAGGTCAATCATATGCCCTGGTATGATATTGTACTGATTGTGCTGGGTGCGGCAGCCTTTTTCTATTATACTTTCAAGGCTCCGGACCTGATGACAACCCGGATCAAAACCAAGCTGAACGACCCTGTGTACATTATTGCGGGAATCGTGGGTATCCTTGTGCTGTGCGAGCTTTGCCGCCGGGCTGTCGGGCTGCCGATCCTCTGCGTTGCCGGTATTTTCCTGGGATACACGATCTATTTCTATGTCAAGGACGGTAAACTGCTGGCCAATGTGGTGCATGAGCTTTTCTACAATGAGAACGGCCTGCTGTCCACTCCGGTGAATGTATGCTCCAAATATATTGTCGTTTTTATCATATTCGGGGCTTTCCTGGAGAAAACAGGTATTTCAGAGTTCTTCATTGCACTGGCAAACGGGCTGACCGGAAGGTTCGCCGGCGGTCCTGCCAAAGTGGCGGTTATTTCCTCCGCGCTGTGCGGTATGGTGAGCGGCTCTTCCGTTGGTAATACCGTCACAACGGGATCCATTACGATCCCGATGATGAAAAAGACAGGTTATGACAAAAACTTTTCCGGTGCGGTTGAAGCCGCGGCGTCCACAGGTGGACAGATCATGCCGCCGATTATGGGCGCGGCTGCCTTCCTGATGGCGGATTATCTGGGTGTTCCGTACTCTGACATCATTGTCAGGGCGATTCTGCCGGCCTGCCTGTATTTCCTCGGCGTTTTCCTTTCTGTGCATCTTGAGGCAAAGCGGCTGGGACTGAAGGGACTCAGCAAGGAACAGCTGCCCCGGATTAAGGAGCTGATGAAGGAAAGCTATCTGCTGCTGCCTCTGGCAATCCTGATTTATCTGGTGTGCTCGAACAGCAAAACGATGCAGTTTTCCGCGGCGGTATCCATCCTGGCTACAATTGCCGTGGGCATTATCAGTAACATTCATCGCAATATCCGGCATGGCAAACCGCTGGAAACCGGCGAAGGCACGCATAATCAACGCTTCAAACCGGTTCATGTTTTTGAGGCTCTTGAAAACGGAGGACGAAGCTGTATCTCCGTGGCTGTGGCCTGCGGCGTGGCAGGCCTGATATGCGGCTGCCTGACCGTTACGGGACTCGCATCGACAGTGATTAACGCCATTGTTACCATATCCCAGGGAAAACTGTTCCTGGGCCTGGTCCTGACGATGATCTGCTGCATTATCCTGGGCATGGGGCTTCCCACGACTGCAACATACTGCATCATGGCATCGACATGCGCACCGATTCTGTTCAAGATGAATGTTCCGTTGATTGCTGCCCATTTCTTTGTGTTTTATTATGGGATTGTGGCAGATATCACACCGCCCGTGGCGCTGGCTGCCTATGCCGGTTCGGCCATTTCCGGCGGCAGCCCGATGAAAACCGGAGTCAACGCAACGAGACTGGCTATTGCAGGATTCATTATTCCGTTTATCTTCGCGATGAGTCCTGATATGCTGCTGATCAATACCACCTGGTATGAAGTGGCTCTGATTACCATTACTTCCATTGCCGGCATGTATGGAGTGACATACGGATTAAGCGGATTCAGCAGCTATGAGCGGCATGGAACCGCAAAGGCAATCGGCATCGTGCTCAGGATTATCGCCATTGCAGGCGGCCTGCTGCTGATCTATCCCGGATATGTGACGGATATCATCGGCGTGCTGCTGGTTGGCGGGGTGCTGGCCTGGCAGAAAATCGGCGTACCGAAACTGTTCGTGACAGAGTCTGGAAATCAGGAGTAA
- a CDS encoding TAXI family TRAP transporter solute-binding subunit yields MKKLLALLLSLMMVFAAASALADGLTFTTGGTAGTYYGYGNVLAQYVAANSEVDMTAVAGNGSADNIDKLDMQVAQLGFVQNDVAYYAFNGIRIYEGDPVTSFTAIAALYTETVQLITCNPEIKSVADLKGKNVSIGSQGSGVYFNAIDFLNAYGMTEDDITPTYQSFADSAEALKDGKIDAAFVVAGAPTPAVTDLATSKDTYLVSLDDEHVAILQGISGAYTKSIIPAGTYAKQDEDVVTVGVKATIIANDQVSEEDAYTIVKTIFEGKDSIAHDKAKDLDLEYASVCGIPYHAGAAKYFAEQGITVETAE; encoded by the coding sequence ATGAAAAAACTGCTTGCACTTCTTCTGAGCCTGATGATGGTATTTGCAGCCGCTTCCGCGCTGGCGGACGGCCTTACATTCACCACCGGCGGAACGGCCGGAACTTATTATGGCTACGGCAATGTGCTGGCCCAGTATGTGGCTGCGAACTCTGAGGTTGATATGACAGCTGTGGCCGGAAACGGCTCTGCTGACAACATCGACAAGCTGGATATGCAGGTTGCCCAGCTGGGCTTCGTGCAGAACGACGTGGCTTACTATGCTTTCAACGGTATCCGCATTTATGAAGGAGACCCTGTTACTTCCTTCACCGCTATCGCTGCCCTCTACACTGAGACCGTGCAGCTGATTACCTGCAACCCCGAGATCAAGAGCGTTGCGGACCTGAAAGGCAAGAACGTCTCCATCGGCTCCCAGGGCTCAGGCGTGTATTTCAACGCCATTGACTTCCTGAATGCCTATGGCATGACGGAAGACGACATTACCCCCACCTACCAGAGCTTCGCTGATTCCGCTGAAGCACTGAAGGATGGCAAGATCGACGCTGCCTTTGTTGTGGCCGGTGCTCCCACCCCTGCGGTTACCGACCTGGCTACCAGCAAGGATACCTATCTTGTGTCGCTGGATGACGAACATGTTGCCATCCTGCAGGGTATTTCCGGTGCCTATACCAAGAGCATCATTCCTGCCGGCACCTATGCCAAACAGGATGAGGACGTTGTGACTGTGGGCGTCAAGGCGACCATCATCGCCAACGACCAGGTCAGCGAAGAAGATGCCTACACGATTGTGAAGACAATCTTTGAAGGCAAGGACAGCATTGCCCATGACAAGGCCAAGGATCTTGACCTGGAATATGCTTCCGTCTGCGGCATTCCTTATCATGCCGGCGCTGCCAAATACTTTGCTGAACAGGGCATCACCGTGGAGACTGCTGAATAA
- the nifS gene encoding cysteine desulfurase NifS: protein MMNRIYLDHAATTPVSAQVLEAMMPFFNSCWGNASSVYGTGREARKAVEKARRQVAEAIGAEPREIMFTGGGSESDNLAVKGTAFALKEKGKHIITTAIEHPAVLNTCRWLEKQGFEVSYINPDSEGYIAPEKILAAIREDTILISMMAANNEIGTIEPVAEVGAAAREKGICFHTDAVQAAGAVPINVNEWKADLLSISAHKFYGPKGAGALYVRHGTHIDSLIHGGEQERGLRAGTENVPGIVGLGTAIEAASKELKQNADKMSRLRDRLINAILTEIPGTKLNGRREGRLPNNCNISFDRIDGEALLLRLDLAGIAASSGSACTAGSQEISHVLKAIGLTEQEAKGSLRLTTGTCNTEAEIDETVTVIHEIVNDLRSLFRG from the coding sequence ATGATGAACAGAATCTATCTGGATCATGCGGCAACAACACCTGTCAGCGCACAGGTGCTTGAGGCAATGATGCCCTTTTTCAACAGCTGCTGGGGGAACGCTTCCTCTGTCTACGGTACCGGCAGGGAAGCGCGAAAGGCAGTGGAAAAAGCACGCAGGCAGGTTGCCGAAGCTATCGGAGCCGAACCACGGGAAATCATGTTCACCGGCGGCGGAAGCGAAAGTGATAACCTGGCAGTAAAGGGTACGGCATTTGCCCTGAAGGAAAAAGGGAAACATATCATTACGACGGCCATTGAGCATCCTGCCGTGCTGAATACCTGCAGATGGCTGGAAAAACAGGGATTTGAAGTGTCCTATATCAATCCGGACAGTGAAGGATACATTGCTCCGGAAAAGATCCTGGCGGCAATCAGGGAGGATACGATCCTGATCAGCATGATGGCAGCCAACAACGAGATCGGAACAATTGAACCGGTCGCTGAAGTCGGGGCTGCCGCACGGGAGAAGGGGATTTGTTTCCATACGGATGCGGTACAGGCAGCGGGGGCTGTTCCGATCAATGTAAATGAATGGAAAGCAGACCTGCTCAGCATCAGCGCGCATAAATTCTATGGACCGAAAGGGGCGGGGGCGCTGTATGTACGTCATGGCACGCATATTGACAGCCTGATACACGGCGGGGAACAGGAACGGGGCTTACGGGCCGGTACGGAGAATGTTCCCGGAATCGTCGGCCTGGGAACGGCCATAGAGGCTGCCAGTAAAGAACTGAAGCAAAATGCCGACAAAATGTCCCGCTTGCGGGACAGGCTGATCAATGCCATCCTGACTGAGATTCCGGGTACAAAACTGAACGGCCGGAGAGAAGGCCGGCTGCCGAACAACTGCAATATCAGTTTTGACAGAATTGACGGCGAGGCCCTGCTCCTGAGACTGGACCTGGCCGGGATCGCCGCGTCGAGCGGCAGTGCCTGCACCGCCGGCAGCCAGGAAATCAGTCATGTGCTGAAGGCTATCGGACTGACGGAGCAGGAAGCAAAGGGCAGCCTGAGGCTGACAACGGGAACCTGCAATACGGAAGCAGAAATTGATGAAACCGTCACTGTTATCCATGAAATTGTGAACGATCTTCGTTCCCTGTTCCGAGGATAA
- a CDS encoding VanZ family protein, with product MTETGWQRSWVRILTTLLTAAVMVMIFAFSTEDAEHSDRTSGLISRRVLSIIHPEYEQLEESRQKLLYDDMQHIVRKCAHFTEYMVLGLMLRLCLESWFGRKVRKSRSLTIAGFCGGTIYACTDEFHQLLIEGRSGQWSDVIVDGSGVLLGVLIAALLIRRINRRNAETE from the coding sequence ATGACGGAAACCGGATGGCAGAGAAGCTGGGTCAGGATACTGACAACGCTTCTGACAGCTGCTGTAATGGTCATGATATTTGCTTTTTCAACGGAGGACGCCGAACACTCAGACAGGACAAGCGGTCTGATTTCGAGAAGGGTTTTGTCGATTATTCATCCGGAATATGAACAGCTTGAAGAATCCAGGCAGAAGCTTTTGTATGATGACATGCAGCATATCGTGCGTAAATGCGCACACTTTACAGAATACATGGTGCTGGGGCTGATGCTTCGGCTCTGCCTGGAAAGCTGGTTCGGACGGAAGGTCAGAAAATCCCGCAGTCTGACAATTGCCGGTTTCTGCGGTGGAACGATCTATGCCTGTACAGATGAATTTCATCAGCTTCTGATAGAAGGCAGAAGCGGGCAGTGGTCGGACGTTATTGTGGACGGAAGCGGAGTGCTGCTGGGCGTGCTGATCGCAGCCCTTCTGATCAGGCGTATAAACAGAAGGAACGCTGAGACGGAATAA
- the dnaJ gene encoding molecular chaperone DnaJ has translation MANKRDYYEVLGVGKNATDDEIKKAYRKKAKECHPDLHPDDKEAVERFKELNEANEVLSDPQKRARYDQYGFEDPMAGMGGGGNPFAGGFDFGMGDIFDQLFNGGMGRSSRNQGPVQGNDLRYELRITFEEAAKGCEKSFEIFRNELCATCKGSGAKPGTSPVTCTTCKGTGQIRQSGGWMTTVRTCPTCGGSGKMIKEKCSSCGGTGRVRKKRTVTVKVPAGIDHGQTIIMNAQGEPGMRGGPNGDLYIVVNVKPHNLFKRDGYNLLLDFPISFATAALGGDVQVPTLNGPVKYRIPEGTQPGTEFRIKGAGIQQLRGSGKGDLILRVKVEIPRRLTNKQKDLLREFDATTGDREYENRKSFMDRVKELFQ, from the coding sequence ATGGCGAATAAGCGGGATTACTATGAGGTGCTCGGCGTCGGAAAGAACGCGACAGACGACGAGATTAAAAAAGCTTATCGGAAAAAAGCCAAAGAATGCCATCCGGATCTGCATCCGGATGACAAGGAAGCTGTGGAACGGTTCAAAGAACTGAATGAAGCCAATGAGGTTCTGAGTGATCCGCAGAAACGGGCCCGGTATGATCAGTACGGATTTGAAGACCCGATGGCCGGAATGGGCGGCGGGGGCAATCCTTTTGCCGGCGGATTTGATTTCGGCATGGGAGATATTTTTGACCAGCTGTTTAACGGCGGTATGGGCAGAAGCTCCCGGAACCAGGGGCCGGTACAGGGGAACGACCTGCGGTATGAGCTGCGCATCACTTTTGAAGAAGCGGCCAAAGGCTGCGAGAAGAGCTTTGAAATCTTCCGGAATGAGCTGTGCGCAACCTGTAAAGGCAGCGGAGCAAAACCCGGCACAAGCCCTGTAACCTGTACCACCTGTAAAGGAACAGGCCAGATCCGTCAGAGCGGAGGCTGGATGACGACGGTCAGGACATGCCCCACCTGCGGCGGAAGCGGCAAGATGATCAAGGAAAAGTGCTCTTCCTGCGGCGGAACCGGACGGGTCAGGAAAAAGAGAACCGTGACTGTAAAGGTTCCCGCCGGCATTGATCATGGGCAGACAATTATTATGAATGCCCAGGGTGAACCCGGTATGAGGGGAGGCCCGAACGGCGACCTGTATATTGTGGTGAATGTCAAGCCGCACAATCTGTTCAAGCGGGACGGATACAATCTGCTGCTCGATTTCCCCATCAGCTTCGCTACAGCGGCGCTGGGCGGAGACGTACAGGTTCCGACCCTGAACGGCCCTGTGAAATACCGTATCCCTGAGGGAACACAGCCCGGCACAGAATTCAGGATCAAGGGAGCGGGTATCCAGCAGCTGAGAGGCAGCGGAAAGGGCGATCTGATACTGCGCGTCAAAGTGGAGATTCCGAGAAGGCTGACGAACAAGCAGAAGGATCTGCTGCGTGAGTTTGACGCAACCACAGGCGACCGGGAGTATGAAAACCGAAAGAGCTTTATGGACAGAGTGAAAGAACTCTTCCAGTGA
- the dnaK gene encoding molecular chaperone DnaK: protein MSKIIGIDLGTTNSCVAVMEGGQPTVIANAEGSRTTPSVVAFTKDGERLIGQVAKRQAVTNPDRTVISIKREMGTSYKVNIDGKQYTPQDISAMILTKMKETAESYLGEKVSQAVITVPAYFNDSQRQATKDAGRIAGLEVLRIINEPTAASLAYGLDKEENQKILVYDLGGGTFDVSILDIGDGVFEVLSTNGNTRLGGDDFDQRIIDYVAEQFKKENGIDLKQDKIAAQRLKEAAEKAKIELSGTTTANINLPFITADATGPKHLDVTLTQAKFNELTADLVEATVEPMRKALKDAGLTVDQINKVILVGGSTRIPAVQEAVKKVTGKEPFKGINPDECVAIGAAIQGGVLGGEVKDVLLLDVTPLSLGLETEGHIFTKLIERNTTIPTSKSQVFSTAADGQTTVEIHVLQGERQMAYDNKTLGRFQLTGIAPAPRGVPQIEVTFSIDNNGIVNVSAKDKATGNEQQITITASTNLSEEEINQRVKEAEQFAEQDKKRKEEVETLNHADSLIYETEKTLRDNGDKLSDEDKNAVQNEIDAFKKVREGNNADEIKNAMEGFTQKVYAVFGKLYQQQAGGADPMNGAGPEAGTTNDDGSVNADGSVE, encoded by the coding sequence ATGAGCAAGATTATCGGTATTGACCTGGGTACTACAAACAGCTGCGTGGCTGTAATGGAAGGCGGACAGCCGACTGTTATAGCGAATGCTGAAGGCAGCCGGACCACCCCTTCTGTGGTGGCTTTTACCAAAGACGGTGAACGCCTGATCGGTCAGGTGGCCAAGCGCCAGGCCGTCACCAATCCGGACCGGACGGTGATTTCCATCAAGCGTGAAATGGGTACCAGCTATAAAGTAAACATTGACGGGAAACAGTACACTCCCCAGGATATCAGCGCCATGATTCTGACCAAGATGAAAGAGACCGCTGAAAGCTACCTGGGCGAGAAAGTTTCCCAGGCGGTTATCACGGTTCCTGCCTACTTCAATGACAGTCAGCGTCAGGCGACCAAGGATGCCGGACGTATTGCCGGACTGGAAGTGCTGCGTATCATCAATGAGCCTACTGCAGCGTCCCTGGCCTATGGCCTGGACAAGGAAGAAAACCAGAAGATCTTGGTGTACGACCTGGGCGGCGGTACCTTCGACGTCAGTATTCTGGACATCGGCGACGGCGTGTTTGAAGTGCTGAGCACGAACGGCAACACCCGTCTGGGGGGCGACGATTTTGACCAGCGGATTATTGATTATGTGGCTGAACAGTTCAAGAAAGAGAACGGTATTGACCTGAAGCAGGACAAGATCGCGGCACAGCGCCTGAAGGAAGCTGCTGAAAAGGCCAAGATTGAGCTGAGCGGAACAACAACCGCCAATATCAATCTGCCCTTCATTACAGCAGACGCTACCGGCCCGAAGCATCTGGACGTTACCCTGACCCAGGCCAAGTTCAATGAACTGACCGCGGATCTGGTGGAAGCCACGGTTGAACCCATGCGCAAAGCCCTTAAGGATGCCGGTCTGACGGTTGATCAGATCAATAAGGTGATCCTGGTGGGCGGCAGCACCCGTATCCCCGCGGTTCAGGAAGCAGTGAAAAAGGTAACCGGCAAGGAGCCCTTCAAGGGAATCAACCCGGATGAGTGCGTTGCTATCGGCGCTGCCATCCAGGGCGGTGTTCTGGGCGGCGAAGTCAAGGACGTGCTGCTGCTGGACGTTACGCCGCTGAGCCTGGGCCTCGAGACGGAAGGCCATATCTTCACAAAGCTGATTGAGCGTAACACCACCATTCCGACCAGCAAGAGCCAGGTGTTCTCCACCGCTGCAGACGGACAGACCACGGTTGAGATCCATGTCCTGCAGGGCGAACGGCAGATGGCTTACGATAACAAGACCCTGGGCCGCTTCCAGCTGACCGGTATTGCACCCGCGCCCAGAGGCGTGCCGCAGATTGAAGTTACCTTCAGCATTGACAACAACGGTATCGTGAATGTCAGCGCAAAGGACAAGGCCACAGGCAACGAGCAGCAGATCACCATTACTGCCAGCACGAACCTGTCCGAAGAAGAAATCAACCAGCGCGTAAAGGAAGCTGAACAGTTCGCAGAACAGGACAAGAAGCGCAAGGAAGAGGTTGAAACCCTGAACCACGCTGACAGCCTGATTTATGAAACTGAGAAGACCCTGCGCGATAACGGCGACAAGCTGTCTGATGAAGATAAGAACGCCGTGCAGAACGAGATCGACGCTTTCAAGAAAGTGCGTGAGGGCAACAACGCGGACGAAATCAAGAACGCAATGGAAGGCTTCACCCAGAAGGTATACGCTGTTTTCGGAAAGCTTTACCAGCAGCAGGCCGGCGGAGCTGATCCCATGAACGGCGCAGGCCCGGAGGCGGGAACCACCAACGATGACGGCAGCGTAAACGCGGACGGAAGCGTTGAATAA
- the grpE gene encoding nucleotide exchange factor GrpE has translation MSRKKNEINETPEEMKNEVPAEEEKETEPKEAAAEEVQDPVKQALDEANAKAAEYLALAQRVQADFENFRRRNESVRADAYADGRKDVAAMMLPVLDNLERAVDAAVGSTDEALKNGVEMVLKQMTDAYGKMEVKPINRLGEKFDPNLENAILQGTEDEGEPGTVCQVLQKGYMIGDKVLRHAMVKVVPE, from the coding sequence ATGAGCAGGAAGAAGAACGAAATCAACGAGACACCGGAAGAAATGAAGAACGAGGTTCCAGCGGAAGAAGAAAAGGAAACCGAACCGAAAGAGGCGGCCGCTGAAGAGGTTCAGGATCCGGTTAAACAGGCGCTGGATGAGGCCAATGCCAAAGCGGCTGAGTACCTGGCGCTTGCCCAGCGGGTGCAGGCGGATTTTGAAAACTTCCGCCGCAGGAATGAAAGTGTCAGGGCTGACGCCTATGCAGACGGCAGGAAAGACGTAGCCGCCATGATGCTGCCGGTGCTTGACAATCTTGAACGGGCTGTAGATGCGGCGGTCGGAAGCACTGATGAAGCGCTGAAGAACGGCGTCGAAATGGTGCTGAAACAGATGACGGATGCCTACGGAAAGATGGAAGTCAAGCCCATTAACAGACTGGGAGAAAAATTTGATCCGAATCTGGAAAACGCCATTCTGCAGGGTACAGAGGACGAAGGTGAACCCGGAACCGTGTGCCAGGTGCTGCAGAAAGGATACATGATCGGAGACAAGGTTCTCAGACATGCCATGGTAAAAGTTGTGCCTGAATAA
- the hrcA gene encoding heat-inducible transcription repressor HrcA, with amino-acid sequence MQMDDRKRRILRAIIDDYILTGIPVGSRTISKKYETGLSSATIRNEMSDLEELGFLDQPHVSAGRVPSAKAYRLYVDSLLQSGVIPDDSAESVLGHFSGRIHQMEDVIDHAARVLSSLTQYTAVVLSPNGLEPRLQTIQLVPVSIGSALVVIVTDQGVIRDSVIRISPEMDGDTLYAISRTLTNELKGCKLSDACSVLPELIRRMEGNDEVLRGLYGYFTEGQQASRSPHVAVGGTSNMLSYPEYSDVDKARSFLSLMETRDKLAEIVRGNGELAFTVRIGPETGVPEMADCSIITATYSTRGGQQGTIGVIGPTRMRYSRVISILNMMGHQLTDMFNGEDENNPSRNQE; translated from the coding sequence ATGCAGATGGACGATCGCAAAAGACGGATTTTACGCGCGATCATTGACGACTATATTCTGACCGGCATTCCGGTCGGATCGCGGACAATCAGCAAAAAGTACGAAACCGGATTGTCTTCCGCCACGATCAGGAATGAGATGAGTGACCTGGAGGAGCTGGGATTTCTTGATCAGCCGCATGTGTCTGCCGGCCGGGTTCCTTCCGCCAAGGCATACAGGCTTTATGTGGATTCCCTGCTGCAGTCGGGAGTAATCCCGGATGACAGCGCAGAGAGCGTTCTGGGTCATTTCTCCGGACGGATTCACCAGATGGAAGACGTCATAGACCATGCGGCCCGCGTGCTGTCCAGCCTGACGCAGTATACGGCAGTGGTTCTTTCCCCGAACGGACTTGAACCCAGGCTGCAGACAATCCAGCTGGTGCCGGTTTCCATCGGAAGCGCCCTTGTGGTGATTGTCACAGATCAGGGTGTTATACGGGACAGCGTGATCCGCATCAGTCCCGAAATGGACGGTGACACGCTGTATGCCATTTCGAGAACGCTGACCAATGAGTTGAAAGGCTGTAAGCTCAGTGACGCCTGCAGTGTTCTGCCGGAACTGATCCGCCGCATGGAAGGAAATGACGAAGTGCTCCGCGGACTGTATGGGTATTTCACGGAAGGTCAGCAAGCCTCCAGAAGCCCTCATGTGGCTGTGGGCGGCACCAGCAACATGCTGAGTTATCCCGAATACAGCGATGTGGACAAGGCAAGAAGTTTTCTCAGCCTGATGGAAACAAGAGACAAGCTGGCGGAAATTGTCCGCGGGAACGGAGAACTGGCCTTTACAGTCCGGATCGGTCCTGAAACAGGTGTGCCGGAAATGGCAGACTGTTCCATCATTACGGCTACTTATTCAACCCGGGGAGGACAGCAGGGAACCATCGGCGTAATCGGGCCGACAAGAATGAGATATTCACGGGTGATTTCCATCCTGAACATGATGGGACATCAGCTGACGGATATGTTTAACGGCGAGGATGAAAACAATCCTTCCCGGAATCAGGAATGA
- a CDS encoding prolipoprotein diacylglyceryl transferase has translation MNLIEEAVIIEVLGIRMYAFGAYVALGVLFAVICLCVTGRGLSFKKGTSLLTAVLSILCGVICSRVSFCLLNKELGHMTPLFFWPQVSGGGWSMFGLIGGVLVGGYISARITKENTGKVLDAVSLSILPFIAAERIGESRIEDFDISRPLDSTFLNGSFLAVGGDEPCLATYYVAAAAAVVLFIVLALRMSRKEKAGNLANAFLLLFGAASIITESLRYDRFLSVSFVGLQQIAAALMLALGVVLAVIRGKRPKSALSVASLISLPLMTGAVIGLEFALDRTTWNKLLIYVAMIIVVAIPAVLGMILLKTNGEENIAE, from the coding sequence ATGAATCTGATTGAAGAAGCCGTAATCATTGAAGTGCTGGGCATAAGGATGTATGCTTTCGGAGCCTATGTTGCCCTTGGCGTATTGTTTGCCGTTATCTGCCTGTGCGTTACCGGGCGCGGCCTGTCATTCAAAAAGGGAACATCCCTGCTGACGGCCGTTCTTTCCATTCTCTGCGGAGTGATCTGCTCCAGGGTCTCCTTCTGCCTGCTGAACAAGGAACTGGGTCATATGACGCCCCTGTTCTTCTGGCCGCAGGTAAGCGGCGGGGGCTGGAGCATGTTCGGGCTGATCGGCGGCGTGCTGGTGGGCGGATATATCAGCGCACGGATCACAAAAGAGAACACCGGCAAAGTACTGGATGCGGTCAGCCTTTCCATCCTGCCGTTTATTGCCGCGGAGCGGATCGGTGAAAGCCGCATTGAGGATTTTGACATCAGCCGTCCGCTGGACAGTACTTTCCTGAATGGCAGTTTCCTGGCCGTGGGCGGAGATGAACCCTGCCTGGCCACGTACTATGTGGCAGCAGCCGCGGCGGTTGTCCTGTTCATTGTCCTGGCGCTGCGGATGTCCCGCAAAGAAAAGGCGGGTAACCTTGCAAATGCTTTCCTGCTTCTTTTCGGAGCGGCTTCCATCATCACAGAGAGCCTGCGGTATGACCGGTTCCTGAGCGTTTCATTTGTAGGACTGCAGCAGATTGCGGCTGCATTGATGCTCGCACTGGGGGTTGTGCTGGCTGTGATCAGAGGGAAAAGACCGAAGTCTGCTCTTTCTGTTGCCTCACTGATCAGCCTTCCGCTGATGACAGGCGCTGTGATCGGCCTGGAATTTGCCCTGGACCGGACTACATGGAACAAACTGCTGATCTATGTGGCAATGATTATTGTTGTTGCCATTCCCGCTGTACTTGGTATGATCCTCCTGAAAACAAACGGAGAAGAAAATATAGCTGAGTGA